AGCACGATCACACCTGGACGCGCAAGGGCGAGGAGATCCGCACGTCGGCAGTGACCGTCGAAGGCAAGGGCGATGCCCAGCGCACGTGGGTGATCAGCGGCTTCAAGGAGATGGTGATCCTCAAGTCGACGGGTTCGGAGTTCCACGGCTTCCTCGAGGACGACCTGACCGTTCTCGAGCCCACCACCGACCGGGTCATGGCGACGTCACTGACGGCGCAATGGCGTTACACCACAACCGATGTCGAGTGGGACGCGGTGTACGCGGGTGTGAAGGCCGCGATGATCGAAAGGTTCGCCAATCTGCAGTCCTTGGCGCTGCAGCAGACGTTGTACGCCATGGGTGAGGCAGTGCTGGAGAAGTATCCGTTCATCGCCGAGATCTCGATGTCGGCACCGAACAAGCACCACTTCCTGTACGACCTCGGTAAGTTCGACATCGAGAACAACCTCGAGGTGTTCAATGCCGACGATCGTCCGTACGGTCTGATTCAGGCGACGGTCGAACGCGAGGATGCCCCGGATGCCGGAAGTGCCTGGCGGACATACTCTGTCGTCGGATAGAGCGCTCCGCTCACGTGTGCAGTGCAGCAGACCACTCCACCAAGGGAGTCAGGGCACGCCAGGCGTCGCGCACCTTCGTCGCGGCTTTCGGTGTCTTCAGCCACTCGGGTGAACCGAAGTGTCTACCGGCGGTGAGCGACTTGTGCCGGAGAAGGTCGATGCGTGGGTGATCGATCTCGAATCCGCGCGGCTTGGTCTTGAGCGTGTCGCCGCCGATCTCGTAGCCGGCCTTGGTCAGCGCCGCGATGATTCGTTCGAGTTCGGCCCCGCGCACATCGTCGTCCACGGTGCGGCGGTAGCGGGCGATGCCCTCGGTGGAGCTGTTGTAGAAGCCGCCCGCGACGAACAGCCCGGCGGGGTCGATCTGCACGTAGTAGCCCAGACTGTCACCGCGAGCGACGAATCCACCCTGATGGGTCTTGTAGGGTGTTTTGTCCTTGGAGAATCGGACATCGCGGTACGGGCGGAACACCTTGGCGTTGCCGAACTCCGGTTCGAGAGTCGCCAGCAGCGCCGTCATCGGTCCTTTGACCGCGTTGTCGTAGACATCTTTGTGTTCGTTCCACCAGAGCTTGCTGTTGTCGGCCTCGAGGTCCTCGTAGAAGTCCAGCGCAGCGAAAGGGATTCCGGTGAAGCCTGTCATTCCTCGATCTTATGCCGCTCCCGTGGCCGACGACCGAGGGATGGATTGCAGAGCGAGGTAGACGTCCAGTCTGTCCTCAGTGGAGCCCAGGTCGCGGCCGAGTAGTTCCTCGACCCGCTTGATTCGATACCGGACGGTGTTGAGGTGCACATGCAACGAGTCGGCGGTTCGGTTCCACGATCCGCCGGTGGCAAGAAACTCACGAAGTGTGTCGACCAGACCGGCGTCGGCGCGCCGGTCGTAGTCGAGCAGGGGCGCCAGAACATGCTCGACGAAAGATCGACGCACGTCGTCGGGCAGTGCCGACAGCATCGACACCGCCGAGGTCAGCTGCGCACCGGTGGTGACAGTGACGGGGCCGGTCC
The nucleotide sequence above comes from Rhodococcoides fascians A25f. Encoded proteins:
- the pucL gene encoding factor-independent urate hydroxylase, whose product is MTDLTGKIVLGSNQYGKAENRVVRIYRDSPRHEIHDINVSSALRGNFSPAHLVGDQSNVLPTDTQKQTAYAYAKTKGLLHLESYGLDLARHYVDDVEPVDGARIELEEYAWARVVVDGVEHDHTWTRKGEEIRTSAVTVEGKGDAQRTWVISGFKEMVILKSTGSEFHGFLEDDLTVLEPTTDRVMATSLTAQWRYTTTDVEWDAVYAGVKAAMIERFANLQSLALQQTLYAMGEAVLEKYPFIAEISMSAPNKHHFLYDLGKFDIENNLEVFNADDRPYGLIQATVEREDAPDAGSAWRTYSVVG
- a CDS encoding DUF2461 domain-containing protein is translated as MTGFTGIPFAALDFYEDLEADNSKLWWNEHKDVYDNAVKGPMTALLATLEPEFGNAKVFRPYRDVRFSKDKTPYKTHQGGFVARGDSLGYYVQIDPAGLFVAGGFYNSSTEGIARYRRTVDDDVRGAELERIIAALTKAGYEIGGDTLKTKPRGFEIDHPRIDLLRHKSLTAGRHFGSPEWLKTPKAATKVRDAWRALTPLVEWSAALHT